A genomic window from Gossypium hirsutum isolate 1008001.06 chromosome D12, Gossypium_hirsutum_v2.1, whole genome shotgun sequence includes:
- the LOC107946238 gene encoding AP-1 complex subunit mu-2: MAGAASALFLLDIKGRVLVWRDYRGDVSAAQAERFFTKLIEKEGDPQSQDPVVYDNGVTYMFVQHSNVYLMTATRQNCNAASLLFFLHRVVDVFKHYFEELEEESLRDNFVVVYELLDEIMDFGYPQYTEAKILSEFIKTDAYRMEVTQRPPMAVTNAVSWRSEGINYKKNEVFLDVVESVNILVNSNGQIIRSDVVGALKMRTYLSGMPECKLGLNDRVLLEAQGRVTKGKAIDLEDIKFHQCVRLARFENDRTISFIPPDGSFDLMTYRLSTQVKPLIWVEAQVEKHSRSRVEIMVKARSQYKERSTATNVEIAVPVPTDASSPNIRTSMGSAAYAPENDALMWKIRSFPGGKEYMLRAEFTLPSITDEEATPERKAPIRVKFEIPYFTVSGIQVRYLKIIEKSGYQALPWVRYITMAGEYELRLI, translated from the exons atgGCGGGGGCGGCATCGGCACTATTCCTTCTAGATATAAAGGGCCGCGTTCTGGTGTGGCGTGACTACCGTGGCGATGTCTCCGCTGCACAAGCTGAACGTTTTTTTACCAAACTCATCGAAAAAGAG GGAGATCCGCAGTCGCAAGATCCAGTGGTATACGATAATGGAGTAACTTACATGTTTGTACAGCACAGCAACGTCTACTTGATGACTGCAACGAGGCAGAATTGCAATGCTGCCAGTCTTCTTTTCTTCCTGCACCGTGTAGTTGAT GTTTTCAAGCATTATTTTGAGGAGTTAGAAGAGGAATCGCTTAGGGATAACTTTGTTGTAGTG TACGAGTTACTTGACGAGATTATGGATTTTGGCTACCCTCAATACACAGAAGCAAAAATACTTAGTGAATTTATTAAGACTGATGCATATAGGATGGAAGTAACGCAGAGGCCTCCAATGGCTGTTACAAACGCGGTCTCTTGGCGTAGTGAAGGAATAAACTACAAGAAGAATGAA GTTTTTTTGGATGTGGTTGAAAGTGTGAACATCCTTGTCAACAGCAATGGACAAATAATTAGGTCGGATGTTGTTGGGGCATTGAAGATGAGAACTTATTTGAG TGGTATGCCTGAGTGTAAGCTTGGTCTAAATGATAGAGTATTGCTTGAAGCACAAGGCCGAGTGACAAAGGGAAAGGCAATTGATTTGGAGGATATAAAGTTTCATCA GTGTGTACGTCTGGCCCGATTTGAAAATGACAGGACTATATCCTTTATACCTCCTGATGGGTCCTTTGATCTCATGACATATAGACTTAGTACTCAG gTAAAGCCTCTCATCTGGGTAGAAGCTCAAGTTGAGAAACATTCAAGAAGCCGTGTTGAGATTATGGTGAAGGCTAGAAGTCAGTACAAGGAGCGTAG TACTGCTACAAATGTTGAGATTGCGGTGCCTGTGCCTACTGATGCTTCCAGTCCAAATATTCGGACATCAATGGGATCTGCAGCTTATGCACCTGAAAATGATGCATTAATGTGGAAAATAAGATCTTTTCCTGGTGGAAAG GAGTATATGTTGAGGGCCGAGTTTACTCTTCCTAGCATAACAGATGAAGAGGCAACTCCAGAGAGAAAAGCTCCTATTCGTGTAAAGTTTGAGATTCCGTATTTTACCGTTTCTGGGATACAG GTTCGATATCTGAAGATCATTGAGAAAAGTGGCTACCAGGCTCTTCCATGGGTACGATATATCACAATGGCAGGCGAGTATGAACTAAGACTTATTTAA